In Aestuariibaculum lutulentum, one DNA window encodes the following:
- a CDS encoding T9SS type A sorting domain-containing protein → MKKNTLLCFVTIAFFNLNLYAQPANDNCSGAFPIILDNPAILVTIDNTATGSLTPGDPGCGNYAGSDLWYSVVVPASGGISIITSSSGSSIDDTGLAAYKGVDCDNLTIIKCNDDISGSNTFSQINLAEAEGTTIYIRVWEYDGFTSTGTFNIEVQSLTPPPVATNDECADAIELSLKAICEPVIGSNNATASSGVPGTGCGAYEGGDVWYKIKVPLSGHVIVETTEDDLSIDDGAIAIYSGDCGNLALMNCDDSGNGNNTIYDFGRIELTGLTPDDMLYVRFWAFENEDLGTFKICAIDPEALSIIDFEQPVFKMFPNPVSKNQDVNIQINNVKNPSIDIALYDMQGKLVLTNLGVENSEQIHFSVNRLLSGIYFLKIICDDKILTKKLIVN, encoded by the coding sequence ATGAAAAAAAATACCCTTCTTTGTTTTGTTACAATCGCCTTCTTTAATCTAAACTTGTACGCACAACCTGCAAACGACAATTGCAGTGGCGCATTTCCAATTATTCTCGACAATCCTGCTATACTAGTTACTATAGATAATACAGCAACAGGATCTTTAACCCCAGGCGACCCTGGTTGTGGAAATTATGCAGGGTCTGATTTATGGTATAGTGTTGTTGTTCCTGCTTCTGGAGGAATAAGTATAATTACGAGTTCAAGTGGCAGTTCAATAGATGATACAGGGCTAGCTGCTTATAAAGGGGTAGATTGTGATAATTTAACTATTATAAAATGTAACGATGATATAAGTGGTTCCAATACATTTTCTCAAATTAATTTAGCAGAGGCTGAAGGTACGACCATTTACATTCGTGTCTGGGAATATGATGGATTTACATCAACAGGAACATTCAATATTGAAGTACAATCGCTCACACCACCTCCTGTGGCAACCAATGATGAATGTGCAGATGCTATAGAATTATCTTTAAAAGCTATTTGTGAACCTGTAATTGGTTCTAATAACGCTACAGCGTCAAGTGGCGTACCTGGTACGGGATGTGGTGCATATGAAGGTGGTGATGTCTGGTATAAAATTAAAGTACCTTTAAGCGGCCATGTTATTGTCGAAACTACAGAAGATGATTTATCTATTGATGATGGCGCTATAGCTATTTATTCGGGTGATTGCGGCAACTTAGCATTAATGAATTGTGATGACAGCGGCAATGGTAATAATACAATATATGACTTTGGGAGGATTGAATTGACTGGTCTTACGCCTGACGATATGTTATATGTTCGATTTTGGGCCTTTGAGAACGAAGATTTAGGGACGTTTAAAATTTGTGCAATAGATCCTGAAGCACTTTCAATTATAGATTTTGAGCAACCAGTATTTAAAATGTTTCCTAATCCGGTAAGTAAGAATCAGGATGTAAATATTCAAATTAATAACGTTAAAAATCCTTCTATAGATATTGCTTTGTATGATATGCAAGGTAAATTGGTTTTAACAAACTTAGGTGTTGAAAATAGCGAACAAATTCATTTTTCGGTTAACAGGTTGTTATCCGGAATATATTTTCTTAAAATAATTTGTGATGACAAAATTCTAACCAAAAAATTAATAGTCAATTAA